The window GTGCACTTGCCGATCGGGTCATCGCCGCCGAGTCGAATGCTGCGTCGTTGCGTTGGCGGGTGCAGGTCGTCTCGGACGAGATCACCGTGACCGTGGAGCGCGACGTAGACCTGACCCTGCTCAAGATCATGGCTCCCGGCGACGAACCGCTCCTGGTTCGCGTGCACGCCACGGCCCACCCCCAACGCGGAAGCTGACGGATAGCTACCAGCGGCCGGCTTTGGAGTTCCCCCTTGGCCTCAAGTGATCTTCGCGAGGGATGTTGCCAACCCCGAGGGACCCGTCCTACTCGGCGATGGATCCTGGGCCGTTACCGAGATGGATCTTGGCTCCATCACGGAGTTCAGTGCCGACGGATCCGTACGCTGGACGGTCGCCAAGACGGGCCGGCCCAACGGACTGGCCCTTGACACCGATGGCAACCTGTGGGTGGCAGAGTCGGAGGATCAGGCCCTGCTGCGCGTGAGTCCCAATGGTGAAATCACAACCATTGCCAGAGGACCTTCCGATCTGCCGTTCCTGTGGCCCAATGACCTGTGCTTCGGGCCGGACGGTGCTCTCTACATGACCGACTCAGGCGTGCCGCTGGCTGCGTTCGAAGGGATCGACCCGCCCGAGGCAGCGTACGACGTCTCGGTGGACGGCCGCGTATACCGCATCGATCCCGTATCGGGCGAGTGCGAGGTACTCGACCGCGGCCTGCAGTTTGCCAACGGCATTGCCTGGGGCCCGGGCGGTCACCAGCTCTATGTGTCGGAGACGCTGACCGGCAACATCTATCGGTACAAGTTGGAGGGAGCTCGCCTGGTTGGCGAACGGAACCTGTTCGCCAATGTGATGCGCAGTGCGCCCAAGTCGTACGGGCGCACTGCAGGTCCAGACGGCATGGCCTTTGACGAAGAAGGGCGCCTCTACGTCACGGTACTCGGCCAGGGAGACATCGCCGTTGTTGAGACCGAGGGGGACGTCCGGCATTACCTGGAGGTCCCGGGCGACCTCCCGACCAACGTGGCGTTTGCCGGGGCAGGGGAACGTCGGTTGCTGCTTACCGAGGGGTCTTTTGGCCAGCTCGTCATGGTCGAGGTGCCGGCCCCGCGTCTGGACTTGTTCGATGGAAACACGACTGGGGCGGTGCCTGCCTCGCACGACGAAGGAGAGATCAGATGACGGTGTCCATCCGGTTCCTGGGAACCGCAGCTTTCGAGATCATCACCGCTAACGGCAAGCGGGTTCTCATCGATCCATATCTCGACGACAACGGGGTCAGCCCCTACAAGGTGGAAGACCTGGAACACGTCGACTTACTACTCGTCACCCACGCCGCCTACGACCACTTGGGCGATGCGTACGAGATCATGCGCAGGTTGCCTGATCTGCCGCTGATCTGTGGTGCGGATGTGCGTGGCTATCTGATGCACAGGGGGATCGAAGGCGAACGGTTGCTCGCCATCCCGTGGGGGATGATGACTGAAGGCGCAGGCATCGAGGTTCGCCCCGTCTACTCGCGCCACTGGTCGTACATCCAGGCCGAGGACGGCAAGGTCTTTTCCAGCATCCCTCTCGGTTTCATCGTCTATGCCGGTGAGGGTCAGCGGATCTACCACGCCGGGGACACGACGATATACGGCGACATGAAACTGTACGGGGATCTATACCGGCCCACCGTCGGCCTCATCAACGTGGGTGTTCCCGGCGACCATCGCGGAGCCAAGCACGGCATCAAGGTCTACCTCACAGGTGAGATGACTGCAGAAGAGGCTGCACTGGCCTGCAACTGGCTCGGACTTGACTATGCCATCCCCTGCCATCATGACGATCCGGATCTTCCGGAAATAAAGAGATTCAACGAGTTGCTCACCGCTGCCCGAGAAAAGAATCCCGACGCTCCCAAGCCGGTCATTCTGACGCCAGGTGAGTGGCTGACGCTGGAGCCGGCGCGGTAACCGAACCATGGACCAGATCACGACAGCACTGGTCGGTTGCGGCAAAGCAGGTGAGATCCATGCCTCGGCCCTGCGCGATCTCCCCACATCACGGTTTCGCGCCGTGTGTGACCGCGACAAAGACAGCGCCGAGGCATTCGCCGAACGCTTCGGAGTGCGCGCCTACGGCGACGTCGCCGAGATGGTGAGTGAAGAACAGGTACAGGCCGTATGCGTAGCCACACCCCATCGTGCCCATGCGGCGCCGGCCATCTCAGCAGCCACGGCTGGAGCCCACGTCCTTGTGGAGAAACCTTTGGCCGTCACCCTCGCCGACTGTGACGAGGTGATCGCGAGCGCCAGAGCCGCAGACGTCAAGCTTGGTGTCATCAGCCAGCGGCGCCTCTACGAACCGGTGCAGCGGGTCAAGAGGGCAATCGATGAGGGGAAGATCGGGCGCCCGGTGCTTGGAACCGTAGTGATGCTCGGATGGCGAGACGACGAGTACTTCGCATCGGATCCTTGGCGCGGAACTTGGCGGGGGGAAGGGGGCGGTGTCCTCGTCAACCAGGCTCCTCATCAGCTCGACCTGCTTCAGTGGTTCATGGGACCGATCGACGAGGTGTATGGCTACTGGGGCAATCTGAACCACCCCAGAGTGGAGGTGGAAGACACCGCAGTCGCGGTGCTGCGATTCCGCAACGGTGGGATGGGCTCTGTCGTCGTGAGCAACTCCCAGAAGCCGGGGTTGTACGGCAAGGTGCATGTGCACGGCGAGAACGGTGCTTCGGTCGGCGTACAGACCGACGGTGGTGCCATGTTCATCGCCGGGGTGACCGAGATCCTCGGACCCCCTATCACCGACCTCTGGACGGTGCCGGGTGAAGAAGACCAACTTGAGCACTGGCAGGCCGAAGACCGACAAGACTTCATGAAGGCGGATCCGATCAAGCACTATCACCGAATCCAGATCCAGGACTTCCTTAGCGCTGTGATTGAGGATCGTGAACCGTTGGTCACCGGGCTCGAAGGGCGAAAGACCGTGGAGCTATTCACTGCGATCTATCGCTCACAGGAGATCCGCGGGCCCGTCGCATTCCCGGTGATGCAATGAGCATGCCGCGCTCACGGGCAGTCCTTGTCATGGGCGTGGCCGGAAGCGGGAAGACGACGATCGGGAGGGCCGTGGCCGCAGTCCTCGGGTGGACGTTCTACGACGGAGACGACCACCACCCACCAGGAAACGTCGCCAAGATGGCATCCGGTGTGCCGCTGACCGACGAGGACCGCGCTCCATGGCTCGCTTCCCTTCACGACCTAATTTCGGATAGCCTCCGTCGTGGCGAGCCGGTCGTGGTCGCCTGCTCGGCACTGAAGGCGGCGTACCGGGATCAGCTCCTCGAAGGAACCGACGCCATGGTGGTGTACCTCCGCGGCGACCGTCATCTCATCCGACATCGCATGGAGAACCGACACGGTCACTACATGGACCCGGGCATGCTTGACAGCCAACTGGACGCCCTCGAGGAACCGGATAAGGCGGTCGTCTTCGATGTCGCCGGGTCCGTAGATACGATCGTTGACACAGTCATCGCTGGAATCTTCTCCCAGTTGTTGCCACCGGCCGAAGGAAGGTAGTGGAATGGCGCTGTGGAACGACATCTTCGAGCAACCAGGGACGCTGGAGCGGGTCGTCAGCCAGAACTGGGAGACTGCTGAACAGGTCGCCGAAACCTGGCGGAGAGCGAAGATCGACCAAGTCGTAGTGGCAGCCCGCGGAACGTCGGACAACGCCGCACGTTACGCACAATACGTCTGGGGAGCACGGAATCGTCTCTCGGTCTGCCTCGCCGCACCGTCCCTCTACAGCCTGTATAACAGTCCTCCGGCGCTGGGGAACGCGATCGTGGTTGGGATCTCACAATCGGGGCAGTCCCCGGACATTACCGCGGTGCTCATCGAAGCCCGGCGCCAACACAGGCCAACCCTCGCAATCACCAACAACGCTTCGTCGCCTCTTGCAGAACACGCTGATCATGTCATCTTGCTGCGCGCCGGGTCGGAGGAGGCGGTTGCCGCGACCAAGACGTACACAGCCGAGTTGGCCGCCGTGTTGCTGCTCTCGGCCGCACTCAACGACGAGGCAGGGATGGAACATGAGCTGGTCGCTCTACCATCCCACGTCGAGTACCTGCTTGATCAATCGGATGACATTGCCGAGATGGCTCGCGCACGCTCATCACTGGAACATTGCGCCGTACTTGGCCGTGGCTTCAACTACGCGACGGCGTTCGAGTGGGCGCTCAAGCTACAGGAGTTGGCGTATGTGTTGGCCCAGCCTTTCTCGGTTGCCGATTTCCTCCACGGTCCGTTGGCCCTCGTAGAACCAGGCCTTTCAATCCTGGCAGTAGCACCGTCTGGTCCCCCCCATGACGACTATCACGCCCTGTTGGAGGCGCTCGTCAGGGGGCAGAGGGCGGACCTTGTGGTTATCAGCGATGTGGAAGCGACACTAGAACTGGCAGCATCGTTCATACGCCTCCCAGTGAATGTCCCGGAGTGGATCACACCGATCCCCGCGATCGTTGGCGGCCAGCTTTTCGCCTACCATCTCACAGTGGCAAAAGGCCTGGACCCGGAACGACCCCGGGGTCTCAGCAAAGTGACCAGAACCTGGTGACGGCCGTGGAGTATCACCCAGAGGGCAGCGCAGACATCGCTTCGCCGTGCGCCAAGCAGATTAGGGAGTTGCGGCTCTTTGACGCGGTCATCAGGCGAGACTCGATATGACGCGTTTGGCTGCTTCGGATACTCCGTCCAGTTTCGACGCGCAGGGATCCGTCCGCATCTGTGTGGTTGGGAGCGTCAACCTCGACCTTGTCGCCAGTTGCTCCCATCTGCCCACACCAGGTGAGACCGTAGGTGAGGCGATCTTCAGCCGTCATCCGGGTGGAAAGGGGGCCAATCAGGCACTCGCGGCGCGTCGGCAGGGCGCAGATGTCACCCTTGTTGCTGCGGTCGGCGATGACGCTCTTGCCGAGGAAGCGCTGGAACTCCTTCGAGAGGGCTGCGTCGATCTGTCGCGACTGACCACAGTGACAGGTCGGTCCACAGGTGTCGCCCTGATCGTGGTAGATGAGAGAGGCGAGAACCAAATCGTGGTTGCTCCGGGTGCCAACCATGATCTTGGACCCGGCGACGTTGATGCCCAGGGGTTCGACGCGGTCCTGTGCCAACTCGAGATACGAGACGATACGGTCCTCGAAGCAGCCCGTCAGAGCACGGCCCTGTTCTGCCTCAACGCTGCACCGGCTCGACCTTTTCCAGAGCCACTTCTTGAGCGGGCAGATCTGATCGTCGTGAATGAGATCGAACAGCACAGCCTGAAGAGTCAGCTTGACAGCTACGGGGGGCTGTTAGTTGTTACCCATGGCGCACGAGGAGCTGAGGCATTCCGCAGGGACGAGCGCGTGGTCGCTGCCCATCCGCCACGCGTTGACGCTATCGACACGGTAGGGGCTGGAGACGCGTTCTGTGGCACGCTGGTCGTTGAACTGGCACAAGGACGGACTATCGAACATGCGCTCAGCCGAGCTTGTACCGCGGGGGCGATCGCAGCCACCAGACTCGGTGCGCAGCCATCACTGCCGACATCGACCGACCTCGATATCCAATATTGAAACCAGAGACCCAGCCCCGTCGGTGGGGAACGGATCGCTTCCCATTGCGAATCGCAATGCGCCTCGGCCTCAAAGACCATCCGCACCGCCCGATCACGCATCTCTGCCGGGTACTTCCCCGGTCTCCGCTGCTCTGTCATAGCTCGATCTTCGCAAGGTCAGGAGCCTGCGCACTAGCCGGGGAGGTTCACAGTGGGCGACGTCGACTGTGATGTCGCCAGGAGCCAGGGAGCTGAACTCGTCCGACCCGAGGTTCTCCACGATCAACAGCGGCCCCCCAAGCCGGACCACCCGATGCAGCTCTCGCAGTCCTGGTTCAGGGTCCCAGTTCCGTGACAAGAAACAGGCCCAGGTCGCGTACGCCGCATCGAAAGCTCCGTCTGCGAAGGGCAGATGCCCAGTTTCAGCATGGACCCAATTCAGGCGCCTATCAGTCCAGAGCATGCCTCTGGCAGGCTCAACCGGGCACACTTTGCGGCTCGGGGTCGTCAGGCGCTCGGCCACAAATCCATCCCCGGCTCCAATGTCAACGACCCTGGCTTCCACTGGGAACGTTCCGGCGAGCGCCTCGATCACGAGCCCGGATCTATCCATCGCACGCCGCTCGATCGCGAACAAGTCCGGGCGCTGTACTCCGTAGAACGGGATTACGGCCACGCGGACGATCACATACAGGCCTCAAGTAACCAGTAGCCAGCAGGAAGCTGGCCGCCGGCCGCCGGCCGCTTCCCGTCGGCTCGCCTTGTTGAAGCCGACGGAACGAGGCATAATCACGGTTCTACCTCTTCTTTCAAGGAGCTACGTCATGCAAGTCACGCTGCGCGCCGAAACAGGGCGCGAGCGAGGGAGTCGGTCCTCACGGCGGCTGCGGCGCCAGGGCATGGTCCCCGCCGTTGTCTACGGCAAGAACCTGGAGCCCATCGCGATCGCCGTAAACGCCCGCGAGCTGTACTCGGTGCTGCACTCGGATGCGGGCCTCAACGCGCTCATCAACCTCGAGATCGAAGACGACGCCTCCCATCTGACCATGGCTCGTGAGCTGCAACGGCATCCTGTCCGCGGTGAGATCACGCATATGGACTTCGTGACGATCTCGCTGACGGAGAAGACACGGGTCGAAGTCGGCATCGAGCTGACGGGCGAGTCCGTGGGCGTCGTGGAGGGCGGCATCGTCGAGACGATTCGCAACAGCGTCGAAGTCGAGGCCCTGCCGACCGAGATTCCACAGTCGATCGTCGTGGATATCTCGGAGATGACGATCGGCGACACGTTGCGCATCTCCGACCTTCCCGTCATCGAAGGCGCCGAGTATCTCGACGACCCGGACGACCCGGTCGTCACGATCGTCGTTCCTGCGGCAGTTGTCGCCGAAGAGGCCGAAGAGGGCGAGGAACTCGAAGAGGGCGAGGAACTCGAAGAGGGCGAAGAGGGCGAAGAGCCGGAAGGCGAGTAGCCGTCCCCATGAAGGTGATCGTCGGCCTTCGCAACCCGGAGCGCCGCTACGACGGGACCAGACACAACGTCGGAGGCGAGGTCGTCGAGGCCATCGCGGAGCGACGGAACTTCCGTCTCCGTCGCGGCCCGCGGCGCGTTGCTGCTTCCGTGGCCCAGGGGAGTATCGATGGGGTCGACGTGATCCTGGCTCTTCCCCGCGTCTCGATGAACGTTTCGGGACCGGCGGTCGCGTCGGTCCTGCGCTACTACGGTGCGAGCACCGACGATCTCCTCGTCATTCACGACGACATCGATCTTCCGTTCGGACGACTTCGCCTGCACCACGGGAGAGGGACGGGCGGCCACAACGGGGTGCGCTCGATCGTCGCCGCCGTGGGCAGCCGGGACTTCTACCGACTGAAGATCGGGATCGGACGTCCGCCGGGGCGTATGGACCCTGCCGCATTCGTATTGCAGAGATTCGACAAAGACGAACGTCCCGAGATCGACCTGCTCGTCACTGATGCAGCGGACGTCGTCGAGCAGTACCTCGTCGATCCCGAGGGCGCCGTGCAGGCCGCCGGTCGACGACGGCCGGAGGATCCTCGGTAGGGTGACGGCGAAGGAGGTCGGATTGTTCGTCGCCGCCATCGATCAGGGAACAACGAGTAGCCGCTGCATGGTCTTTGACCGGGCCGGAACGGTCATCTCGTCTGCACAGAAGGAACATCAACAGATCTTCCCGAGGCCGGGATGGGTCGAGCACGACGCATCCGAGATCTGGGATCGCACGGTCGGGGTCATCGAAGACGCCCTTTCGGCCGGCGGTCTCATCACGTCGGACCTGGCGGCGGTCGGGATCACCAACCAACGCGAAACGACCGTCCTGTGGGACAGAGCCACCGGAATGCCGGTCCACAACGCGATCGTGTGGCAGGACACACGGACCGCGGAACTCTGTGGCCGCCTTGGTGGGCAAGACGGGCCCGACCGATTCCGGTCCCGCACCGGATTGCCCATCGCCACCTACTTCTCGGGCCCGAAGATCGCATGGCTGCTGGACCAGTCGGCCGAGTTGAGGGCTCGCGCCGAATCCGGCGATGTGCTGTTCGGGACCATGGACTCGTGGCTGCTCTGGAAGCTCACCGGTGTGCACGCGACCGACGTCACCAACGCAAGCCGGACCTTGCTGATGAACCTGGAGACACTCCAGTGGGACGAGACCCTGCTCGCAGAGATGGGTATTCCGCGTGCGATGCTTCCCGAGATCCGATCCTCTGTCGGCGTGTTCGGGACGGCAGAAGGTCCCCTTCGGGGAGTTCCCGTCGCCGGGATTCTCGGAGATCAGCAGGCAGCTCTGTTCGGACAGACGTGTTTCGACCCGGGCGACGCCAAGAACACGTACGGAACCGGCTGCTTCATGCTGATGAACACGGGCGAGCGGCCGGTGCCGTCCGAGAACGGTCTGCTCACCACCGTCGGCTACCGCATCGGGTCGGAGCCCGCCGTGTACGCGCTGGAGGGCTCGATCGCCGTGGCCGGCGCCCTCGTCCAATGGCTGCGGGACAATCTCGGCATGATCGAGCAGTCCGACGATATCGAGGCATTGGCCAAGACGGTGCCCGACAACGGGGACGTGTACTTCGTCCCGGCGTTCAGCGGGCTGTTCGCCCCCCGCTGGCGTGCCGACGCACGAGGAGTGATCGTCGGACTCACCCGGTTCGCTACCTCGGGACACGTCGCGCGGGCAGCGCTCGAGGCGACGGCATTTCAGACCCGGGAAGTGCTCGACGCGATGCGCGCAGATTCCGGTGTGCGGTTGAGAGAGCTCAAAGTCGACGGCGGTATGGTCGTCGACGAGTTGCTGATGCAGTTCCAGGCCGACGTCCTGGGGGTGCCCGTGATCCGGCCGGAGGTCGCAGAGACGACGGCGCTCGGCGCCGCCTATGCGGCCGGGCTGGCCGTCGGGTACTGGGGCGGACTGGAGGATTTGCGGGCGAACTGGGGCGAGGGTTCGCGATGGACACCGGCGATGGGCCAGGAACGGCGTGACGCGCTGTACGCACGATGGAACCAGGCGGTCGAGAGAACGCTCGGGTGGGTGCCGGCTGGTAGCCTCGAAAGAGCGGCAAAGGAGTAGGAGCAGCATGAAGATCGTGGTTGGCTTTATCAAGACCCCGGAGGGCGAGGCGGCGCTACAGGCGGCAATCGATGAGGCCAAGTTGCGCAACGGTGGACTGGTCGTGGTGCATTCGATGATGGGTGGCGACCATGAGAAAGCAGAGCAGGTGCTCGCGTATCGGGAGGAACTCGACGAAGTCGAGGCACGTCTCGACAAGGAAGGCATTGCCCACAGCGTCCATGAATACGTGCGGGGGTTGTCACCCTCGGAAGATCTCATCAAGGCTGCCGACGATGAGGGCGCCGGCCTGATCGTGATCGGACTGCGGAAGCGTTCAGCAGTAGGAAAGCTGCTCCTGGGCAGCAACGCCCAGGAGATTCTCCTCGGCGCCCATTGCCCGGTGCTGGCCGTCAAAGCGAGATACTGAGTACCTCGCACTCCGTACTCCGTACCTGGTACCGGGTACGGAGTACCTGCGTCGTCTGATCATCGAGAACAAGGAGCCTCCATGCCCTATCGGACCATCATCGAACCGTTCCGGATCCACAGTGTTCAGGCGATCAACTTCCCGACCCGTGAGGAACGCGAAGCCGCGCTGCAGCGCGCCGGCTACAACCTGTTCGGGCTGCGTGGCGACGAGGTGATCATCGATCTCCTGACCGATTCGGGGACCGGTGCGATGTCCTCACGCCAGTGGGCGGGGATGATGGACGGCGACGAGTCCTACGCCGGGAGTCGCTCCTTCTACCGTTTCCGAGACGTCATCACCGAAATCACCGGCTTCTCCGAGATCATCCCGACCCATCAGGGGCGGGCATCCGAGCGCATCCTGTTCAGCACGATGGTCGGGCCGGGCGATGTCGTGCCGAACAACACACATTTCGACACGACGAGGGCGAACATCGAGCATCAGGGCGCCGAAGCCAGGGATCTGCTCAACGCCGAAGGGCACGATCCAACGGTCGTTGCGCCGTTCAAGGGCAACATGGACATCGAGGCGCTCGAAGCCACTATCCAAGAGGTCGGCGCCGAGCGCATCCCGATGGTGATGGTCACGGTCACCAACAACTCCGGTGGCGGACAGCCGGTGTCGCTCGCGAACCTGCGGGCCGTGCGTGAGGTGTGCGACCGCCACGGGATCCGTTTCTTCCTCGATGCCTGCCGCTTCGCCGAGAACGCCTGGTTCATCAAACAGCGCGAAGAAGGGTACGCCGACAAGACACCTCTGGAGATCGCACAGGAGATGTTCTCGATCGTCGACGGCTGCACGATGTCGGCGAAGAAGGACGGCCTCGCCAACATCGGCGGTTTCATCGGACTGCGCGATCCCGACCTGGCGCAGGAGGCGCGCAACCTGCTGATCCTCACCGAAGGGTTCCCCACGTACGGCGGCTTGGCCGGGTACGACCTCGAGGCGATTGCGATCGGACTCCAGGAAGTCCTCGACGAGGAGTACCTGCGGTATCGGATTCGTTCGACCGCGTATCTCGCAGAGAAGGTGCGTGCGGCCGGTGTACCGATCGTTCGGCCACCGGGAGGTCATGCCGTCTACCTCGACGCCAAGGCGTTCCTGCCGCACATCCCAGCGAGCGCCTATCCGGCGCAGGCGCTGGCGATCGAGCTGTATCGCGACGGCGGCGTCAGAGGCGTGGAGATCGGCTCGGTCATGTTCGGCAAGCCACAGGCGGATGGGACCGAGATCCCGTCGGACTTGGAGTTGGTGCGACTCGCCGTACCGCGTCGGACCTACACCCAGAGCCACATCGACTACGTCGGCGAAGTGGTGATCTCCGTCGCGGAGCATGCCGAGAGGATACGCGGGTACAAGATCGTCGAGCAGGCGCCGTGGCTGCGTCACTTCACCGCCCGCTTCGAACCCCTTTAACCCGTTCTCGTGACGGTCGGGTGGGATCATTCCCGGCGGCTTCACGAGAACGCAAGGATGTAGCATCGCGTCGAGAGAAGGAGAACCCGTGTCACTACCCGACCTGCTTGGTGTCATCCGAATCTTGATGACCCCAGTGGTGATGGCACTGGTCCTCACCGACAGTCGAGCCGGGTTCCTCATCGCCGCAGCGCTGTTCGTGATCGCAGCGTTCACTGATTTCCTCGACGGGTATTTCGCCAGACGGTGGGACATCGGGACCGTTCTCGGCGCCTTCCTCGACTCGACCGCCGACAAGCTGCTGGTCACCGGCACGCTCCTGGCGCTGATCGCCGTCGATCGCGTGTCGGTGTGGGCGGCGCTGATCATTATCGCCAGGGAGATCATCGTGATGACGCTGCGTGGTGTCGTCGCGATCGAAGGTGAACTCGTCAGGCCGTCGATCTGGGGCAAGGCAAAGGCGAACGTGCAGTACATCGCCATCGTGCTCGCCATGCTTCGTCTCTTCGAGCCGTTGGGGCCGCTGTTCCTCGACGAATGGGTGATGTGGGTGGCGGTGCTTCTGACGCTCGCCTCGGGCTTGGGCTACCTGCAGGCGTTCCGCTCCGTTGTCGGGAGGGTCGATCGGTGAGCGTGTTCGTGACCGGCGGCTCCGGCGTCGTCGGTCGTGAAGTCGTCCGACTGCTCATCGCCGGTGGAAGGGACGTTCGGGCGCTGGCCCGATCCGACGCATCGGCCGGCGTTGTCGATGGCCTCGGCGCCCGGACGATCCGGGGAGACATACTCGACTATCCGGGCCTCGTGAACGCGATGCGCGGATCGGAAACGGTCTTCCACGTTGCAGGGATGAACACCATGTGCGTCCGGGATCGGGAACCGATGCGGATCGTGAACGTCGACGGCACCCGCAACGCGATTCGCGCCGCGGCGGCCGCAGGAGTGCGAAGGGTGGTGTACACCTCATCGGCGGTGACTCTCGGTGAACGCAAGGGGGAGACGGGCTCCGAGTCGAGCCGCCATCGCGGATGGTTCCTGTCCGCATACGAACGTACGAAGTTCGAGGCCGAAAGAGTCGCGCTGGGCGAGCGCAACGGTGTCGAAGTGGTCGCCGTCAACCCCTCATCGGTGCAGGGGCCGGGGCGCGTCACCGGCACCGGCCGTCTGCTGCTTGCTCTTCTCAACGGCAGGCTCCCGTTCATCATCAACACCCGAATCAGCCTCGTGGACATCACCGACTGTGCACGAGGCCATCTGCTCGCCGAGACCGAAGGAGCGTCCGGTGAGCGATACGTGCTGTCGGGGTTCACGATGTCCATGGAGGATGCGGTGTGCATACTCGGCGACGTGGCCGGTGTTCGACTTCGTGTACGCACGGTGCCCGCGTCGTTGGCGAGTCTGGCCGGCCTGGCGACCGAGGCCGTCGGTCGGCTTCGGAAACGGACGCCGGTGTTCTGCACGGAGATGGCGCGCGTCATCCGGTTCGGACATGCGTACGACGGATCCAGGGCGACACGAGAGCTTGGTCTTCGCTACACCACGCCGCACGACACCATCGCCAGAACGGTCGCGTGGTACCGCGAGAACGGCTATCTGTAACCAGTTTCCGGTCGGCAGCCCCAATCCATTGGTTCTCGTCAATGCTGGCAGCAAATAGTACTGCCAGCATTGACGAGAACAGAGGAAGAGTGGCGGCCACCCGACTGGGAGGCTGAACCGTCGCTGGGGGGCATTGCGAAGTATGACTCGGTTCAGTTCTGGGGACTCGGATGGCCGCCAAGCGATACGGTACCCGACAAGTGCTCCGTCGCGGTGGAAATCCGAGCCGACGAAACCCGGATACGGTCTCGCTACCCTGTCTCAAACGATGCCGGCGCCACTCACACCTCTCGTACGCGCTTGGCGCCCCGAACTCATGCCTCCGGTCCCCGGCCGAGTCGCGGTGGCGGTGGCTGGGCGCGCCTTCATGCTCGCCGGGCTTGCCTCGCGTGCCTCCGGTCCGGTGCTCGCTCTGGTGCCGGGAGAACGAGAGGCTGAAGAACTCGCAGACGACCTCGGCCTCTTCACCGAGCACGTCGTGCTCCTCCCCGCGTGGGAGACCCTCCCCTTCGAGCATGTCTCCCCGAATGAAGAGACGATGGCGAGACGGTCGCAGGCTCGCCACACCCTGATCCACGGGACACGCGGGGCCGTCATCATCGCCTCGGCGCGAGCCGCTGCGCAGCGGCTCAGTCCTTCACCCGTCGCCCCGATCGTCGCCCGTGCCGGTGATGACCTGCCGTTCGACCAGCTCGTCGCCGACCTGGGTGCTGTGGGCTACCTGCGGGTGGCCCGCGTCGAGGCTCGCGGAGAGTTCACCGTTCGTGGCGGCATCATCGACGTGTTTCCCGCCCAGGGGGGCGTGCCAATCCGTCTCGACTTCTGGGGAGATCACGTAGAGAGCGTGCGAACGTTCTCGGTGTCGTCGCAGCGTTCGGAGCGCGACGCGGACGAGCTCGTCGCATTTCCGTGCCGAGAGGTGCGTCCGGACGGAGACATGGTCGCGCTCGCAGCCAATCTGGTCGGTACCGAGACGTGGGCCGCAGCGACATGGGACCGCATCGCCGAGAGGGTGATCTTCCCCGGAATCGAGTCGTGGCTCCCATGGCTGGCTCCTCAGCGGACCATCCTGTCCGAAATGCCGCCCGGCGGGACCATGGTCGTGTTCGACCCGGTTGCGGTCATGGACCGGGCGAGGGACCTTGCAGCGGAGGAGAGCGACCTTGCAGAGGCGCTCGCGCCGACCTGGGGTCTCAGCGCCCCGGCCGACCATCCGCCGCTCTATCTGCATCTGCCGATCGAGGATCATCGCGCGCTGCTCGCTCCGCCCATCGCCACGGGTCCCGACGA is drawn from Gammaproteobacteria bacterium and contains these coding sequences:
- a CDS encoding NAD-dependent epimerase/dehydratase family protein, giving the protein MSVFVTGGSGVVGREVVRLLIAGGRDVRALARSDASAGVVDGLGARTIRGDILDYPGLVNAMRGSETVFHVAGMNTMCVRDREPMRIVNVDGTRNAIRAAAAAGVRRVVYTSSAVTLGERKGETGSESSRHRGWFLSAYERTKFEAERVALGERNGVEVVAVNPSSVQGPGRVTGTGRLLLALLNGRLPFIINTRISLVDITDCARGHLLAETEGASGERYVLSGFTMSMEDAVCILGDVAGVRLRVRTVPASLASLAGLATEAVGRLRKRTPVFCTEMARVIRFGHAYDGSRATRELGLRYTTPHDTIARTVAWYRENGYL
- the pgsA gene encoding CDP-diacylglycerol--glycerol-3-phosphate 3-phosphatidyltransferase gives rise to the protein MSLPDLLGVIRILMTPVVMALVLTDSRAGFLIAAALFVIAAFTDFLDGYFARRWDIGTVLGAFLDSTADKLLVTGTLLALIAVDRVSVWAALIIIAREIIVMTLRGVVAIEGELVRPSIWGKAKANVQYIAIVLAMLRLFEPLGPLFLDEWVMWVAVLLTLASGLGYLQAFRSVVGRVDR